One genomic window of Arachis hypogaea cultivar Tifrunner chromosome 8, arahy.Tifrunner.gnm2.J5K5, whole genome shotgun sequence includes the following:
- the LOC112705356 gene encoding LOW QUALITY PROTEIN: oxysterol-binding protein-related protein 1C (The sequence of the model RefSeq protein was modified relative to this genomic sequence to represent the inferred CDS: deleted 2 bases in 1 codon; substituted 2 bases at 2 genomic stop codons): protein MPLLLAASVKSDSATVMKATTLPVVINDLIGNGISIILYKWVNYGEGWRPWWFVLQDGILSYFFLVQYFRNAISNPNTIVKTQRPFGEIHLKVSTIRESKSDNKIFSMFTVTKRMHLIADIEDWTAXMEALXAVKDMLPRISNSELMASLDNVGVSTEKLRQRLLEERVSEAAIQDSEQIMRTEFKTSLKQHHFDERD from the exons ATGCCTCTTCTCCTTGCCGCCTCTGTCAAATCCGATTCAGCTACAGTTATGAAAGCAACCACTCTGCCGGTGGTg ATCAACGACCTCATTGGAAATGGAATCTCAATAATACTATACAAGTGG GTGAATTATGGCGAAGGATGGAGGCCATGGTGGTTTGTGCTCCAAGACGGCATTCTCTCCTACTTCTTC CTTGTGCAATATTTTCGCAACGCAATTTCAAATCCCAACACCATCGTCAAAACTCAAAGGCCCTTTGGGGAAATCCACCTcaag GTTTCGACGATTCGAGAGAGCAAATCCGATAATAAGATATTTTCAATGTTTACGGTAACGAAGAGGATGCACTTGATAGCAGACATAGAGGATTGGACGGCATGAATGGAGGCATTGTAAGCGGTGAAGGACATGCTTCCAAGGATCTCGAACAGCGAGCTAATGGCGTCACTAGACAATGTGGGCGTCTCGACAGAGAAGCTGAGGCAAAGGCTTCTAGAAGAACGGGTGAGTGAGGCTGCCATTCAGGATAGCGAGCAGATCATGAGGACAGAGTTCAAAACCAGCTTGAAACAGCACCATTTTGATGAAAGGGACTAA